Genomic DNA from bacterium:
GACGCCGCCGGTCTACCCGCGGTCGTTGGCCCGCGAACTTCGCGACGTGAAGGTCGGCATGGCCGTCGTCGTGGACGCCGAAGGGCGTTGCCGCTTCGGCGCGCTCGAGAAGACCCCGCCGCGCAACGAGGACGCGGCGATGGCCGCGCTCGACTCGGCCGCCGCGGCCCGCTTCGCTCCGGCCGCGAAGAACGGCCGGCCCATGCCGATGCGCTGGACCATCTTCGTGACCTACGCGCGGGACTGACGCCGCGCGCGTTCCCCGCGCGATTCTCCGTACCATTCCCGCGTCGGCGCGAAAGGCGCCGCGGGAGGTCTTGGATGAGCGAGCCGAAGGTCGCGAAGAAGGGGCCGTACGCGGTCGAAGTGGAGGCGGGGAAGACCTACTACTGGTGCGCCTGCGGGCTCAGCGCCGCGCAGCCGTTCTGTGACGGCTCGCACAAGAGCGTCGGGGCGGCGCCGACGGCCTACGCGGCGGAGAAGTCGGGCGAGGTCCACTTCTGCGGCTGCAAGCGGAGCGGGACCAAGCCGCTGTGCGACGGCAGCCACCGCGACATCTGATGCCGTGGGCCGTGCCGCCGCACCGTCCGCGGTGTCCGCGCCGTCCTCTGCGTCCTGGCCGTCCTCGGCGTCCGCGGCGAAGAGAAGCGCGCCGGGGCCGCGTCGCGGCGGCCCCGGCGCGGCGCGTCAGTGTTCGCGGCGGAGGACGAAGTCGCCGGCGCGCGTCGCCGGCGCGAGCGTCCAACCGGGCTTGAGCGCCAGCGTCCAGCCGTCGCCGGCGAGCGGGCGCGCGGCGGGATCGTTCGGCGCGGACACGACGAAGGCCGCGAAGCCGGGGGCGATCCGCGCGCCGTTCCGCGCGTCGAGGACGCCCCACGCGCCGGCCACCCGCAGGTGCGGGTAGGCGTCGCCGTCCTCGCCGAGCGGCGTCACGTCGCGCGGGTCGAACTCGAAGTTGGCGTCTTCGTTGGGGAGGATCAGCGCCGGCCCGTCCACGAGCCGCGCGCGGTAGGAGGCGAGCCGCTTCGCGAGCCGCTCGGCGCGCGCGTCCTCTTCCTTCCGCAGCGCCGCGCCGTCGTAGGCGGCGGCCCGCGCGTCCGCTTCCTTCGCGACGTCCGCGGCGGGGACGAGGCCGAGCGCCGCGCCGAGGCGCGCGCCGAGGTCGTCCTTCCCCGTCAGTCCCTTGCGCCAGGCCGGCGCGGCGTCGTCGAGCAGCAGGCCGTAGAGCGGGCCGCTGGCGTAGGCGAAGGAGCGCACGTACGAGGGCACGCCCTCGACCGTCTCCGCCCAGCGGAGCGCCGCGGCGCGCGGGTCGGTCTGGCCGAGCCTCACGCCGGTGTACTGCGCCAGCCCCTCGTTCATCTCCAGCGTCCGCTCGATCTCCGCGGCCTCGGCGCCGTACAGCGCGCGGCGGCGGGCGCGGAAGACGAGCGCGTCGGCCGCGGCTTGGCGCCGCTCGGGGCCCGAGGCGCGGAGCGCGGCGGCGAGGGCGCGCCATTCGAGGCGCAGCCAGAAGCGGCCTTGGAGTTCGCCGAGGTGCCGCGGCAGGGCGTTCGTCAGCGGAAAGCCGAGGCCGTCCTGCACGCGGTGCCACATCTCGTGGGCCAGCATCTCGCGGCGGTCGTCGGCGCCGTCGGGCAGCGGCAGCAGGAGCATCGTCCAGCGCACGCCGCTCCAGGTCGTCGTGGTGTTCGCGGCGACGACCTCGTCGGTCAACGCGCCGGCGAAGAGCCCGCCGGCCGTCGGCGTCAGCCTGCCTTGCGCGTCGGCCTGGTTGGCCAAGACGCGCCGCGTCTCCTGATCGACGAAGATCAGCGGCCCGTAGAGCGGGCGGCCCCACAAACGGCCGCCGTCGGCGTCGGAGACGGCGCGCGCCTCCGCCAAGTGCCGCGCGACCGCGGCCGGATCCGGAACGACGGGCGCCGGCGACTCGGCGCGCGCGAGAGGCGCGAGGAGCGCGAGCGAAACGGCGGCGATCCACCAACGAGCCATCGACCCCTCCTTTTCGGGAACCGCCGCAGTCTACGCTGCGCCGACCGGGCACGGCGGCCTTCCGCGCGGACGGCGGCGACGCGCCGGCGAGTGGTTCCGAGGCGCGGGCGCGGGGCGGATAGAATCGGCGCACGCCCCGCGGAGGGCGCGGACGGAGGGAACGGGATGAACGAGAGCGCGCCGCGCGGCCGCATGGCGTACGTGGACAACCTGCGTTGGCTGATGATCGTCTTCGTGGTGCTGGTCCACGCCGCGGTGACCTACTCCGGGATCGGCAGCTGGATGTACATCGAAGAGCGCCCGCTCGGCGCCGCGGCGTTCGTCGGCTTCGCCGTCTTCCAGTCGTTCACCCAGGCCTACTTCATGGGGTTCCTGTTCCTGCTCGCCGGCTACTTCGCGCCGTCGTCGTACGACCGCAAGGGCTGCCGCCGCTTCCTCGCCGACCGCGCCTTCCGCCTCGGCGTCCCGACGCTGCTCTACATGTTCGTCCTCGGCCCGTTCGCGCGGTTCGTCCTGCTGCGCCCGGAGAACAGGTCGTTCGGCGAGCTGTACGTGCGCTACGTCTCGACCGACCGCCTGCTCTCCGGCACCGGCCCGCTCTGGTTCGCCGCGGCGCTGCTCGTCTTCTCCGCCGTCTACGCGCTCGGGCGGCGCGCGCTCGGCGACCGGCCGCCGCGCCCCGCGCGGCCGGTTCCCGGGAGCGTCGCCGCGGCCGCGCTGGCGGCGACGATCGCGCTCGCCGCGTTCCTGATCCGCGTCGTCCAGCCGATCGGGACGAACGTGTACAACATGCAGCTTTGCTTCTTCGCCCAGTACGTCGCGCTCTTCGCCGTCGGGATCGCGGCGCGGCGCAACGATTGGTTCGAGCGGATCCCGCGGGCGACCGGCAGGCGCTGGCTCGTCGGCGCGCTGGTCGGCGGCACGGCGTTCTGGTTCGCGATGATGGCCGCGGGGAACGCCGCCTCCGGCGACCTGCGGCCGTTCTTCGGCGGCTTCCGCCGGGAGGCCGCGGCGTACGCGCTGTGGGAGTCGTTCTTCTGCGTCGGCGTCTGCCTCGGCCTGCTGGTCCTGTTCCGCGAGCGGTTCGACCGGCGCGGCCGCGTCGCCGCCTTCCTCTCCGACAACTCGTTCGGCGTCTACGTGCTCCACGCGCCGGTGCTCGTCGCCGTCTCCGTCGTCCTGCGCGGGCTCGACGCGCCGCCGGCCGCGAAGTTCGCGCTCGCCGCGGCGGCGACGCTCGCGGCGACGTTCCCGCTGAGCCATTTCGTATTCCGCCGCATTCCGTTGTTGAAGCGCGTTTTCTGAAACCGTCGCCGCGGGGCCGACCCGCGCCGCGGCCGCGGCGCCGCGCGCCGAATGGCGGTCTGCTATCATGCCGCGGCCGTGCGCCGAGCCTCGGCGCCGCGGCCGACCGCTCTCTTGGGGGAACGATGACGCGCATCGCCACGGCTCTGTCGCTTGCTGTCGCTCTGTCCTTGCCCGCCTTCGCGGCCGTCGCGCCGTCGTCCGGGCGCGGGACGCCCAACGAGGTCGACCTCGTGCAGCCGTGCTCCGCGCTGCAGCCGATCAACGACGCGCAGTCGTCCTACATCGGCACCGAGTACACCGCCTCCAACTTCGTCTGGAACGGCCGGGAATACGCCGCGGTGATCGTGCAGCGGCTCCTCGCCCTCCGCCCGATCGGCTCCTACTACTACGCCTTCTACCTGCAGCCGGTCTTCGCCGACGGGCAGGCCGACGGCTCGATGATCTTCCTCTTCTCGGACACCCGCGCGCCGGCCACCGGCTCGCTCCAACTCGCCTGGAACGGGTCGGCCTTCGGGCTCGTCTGGGCGGCGAGCGCGACGTCGAACTACGACGTCGCGTTCGCGCGGATCGTGCCCGACGCGACGAATCGCTGGACGGCGGCCAGCCACTACGACCTGACCAGCGGCGGCGCCTCCGGCGCGTACCCGCGGCTCGCCGCGGGGCCCGAAGGGTTCATGGTCGCCTACCGCGCGTCGTCCGACATCAGGTGGCTCTTCACGCTGCTCGACGCCTCCGGCGCGGTCGTTTCGAACGGCGGGACGCAGGTCAAGGACAAGCCGTTCTACTCGGGCACGACCTGCCCGGCCGGCGACATGTCGCTGGCGTGGAGCCCGTGGCGGCACAAGTACGTCGCGGGGCTCGGCTGGGCGGCCTCCTCGACCTCCGGGTGCGCGAGCAACGGCTCGGTGACGTTGTACGGCGTGACCGTGACCGGCGACGCCGGCTGGTTCCGCAGCGAGGGGCCGCAGTCGGAAATGCTCGCCTCGGGCAGCGTCAGCGTCGTCGCGACGCCGTTCCACGAGGCGTTCTCGTACGTGGCGGGCTCGTCGCTCTACATCGCGTCGGCGACGTCGTTGACGAACGGGAAGGTCAAGACGACCGACGACAGCGCCCCGCAGCTGTTCTGGAACGGCTCGGAATACCTCGTGCTGGCCTGGGAGAGCTCGCAGGGGTGGAGCGTGCAGCGGGTCGACTCGGGGTTCCACGCCGTGGGCGCGGCGACGCCGATCGAGACCGGTTCGGTCGCGCTCGGCGAGCGCGGGTTGCTCGGATGGAGCTGGGGCCCGGAATACTACGGCGCGCTGACCGTCCGGTCGTACGGCTGCGCCGCGCCCGACGCTCCGTCCTGCCCGGAAGGGGTCGGGGCCTACGGCGTGACCGCGAGCGGGGCGACGCTCTCGTGGCTGCCCTCTTCGGACGCGTCCACGGACGTCGCCTACTACGAGGTGACGAACAACGGCGCCTTGGTCTCGCGGCAGGCCGGGACGACGCTCCCCGTCGCGTTCGGCGGCTCGGGCGCGGAGACGTTCTACGTGCGGGCCTACAACGCCGCCGGCCTGGCGAGCACCGGCTGCGCCGGGAACAACGCCGTGATCGTCGCGCCGACGGCGCAGACGGCGACGCTGACGGTGACGAAGAGCGGCGCGGACGTGAAGCTGTCGTGGGGCGCCGACCCCTCGACGCCGTCCTCCGTCTGGCGCGGCACGACCGCCCAGGTGCTGACGAAGCGCGGCTCGTCGGCGACGACGACCTTCGCCGACGCGGGCGCGGCCGTCGACGGCAACATCTACTTCTACTCGATCGACGCGCCCTGATCGGTCCTCGTCCCGCGGGCCGCGCCGCGACGCGGCCCGCGGGATCGTCTTCGCCGCCGCCCGGTCCGCGGGCCGCTCAGCGCCGCGGCAGGATCTCGATCCAGTAGCCGTCGGGGTCGGCGACGAAGTAGATCCCCATCGCCGGGTTCTCGAAGCAGACGCAGCCGAGCGCGCGGTGCCGCGCGAGCGCGGCGTCGAAGTCGTCGACGGTCAGCGCGAGGTGGAATTCGTTCTCGCCGAGGTCGTACGGCGCCGTCCGGTCGCGCAGCCACGTCAACTCGAGCTTGTGCGGCGTGGCGCCGTCGCCGAGGTAGACGAGGACGAAGCCGCCGTCCGGCGCCTCGATCCGCCGCGTCTCGACGAGGCCGAGCGCCTCGGCGTAGAAGGCGAGGCTGCGCCCCAGGTCGAGCACGTTGAAGTTGTTGTGGGCGAAGGTGAATTTCACGGCGCCGCTCCT
This window encodes:
- a CDS encoding VOC family protein, producing the protein MKFTFAHNNFNVLDLGRSLAFYAEALGLVETRRIEAPDGGFVLVYLGDGATPHKLELTWLRDRTAPYDLGENEFHLALTVDDFDAALARHRALGCVCFENPAMGIYFVADPDGYWIEILPRR
- a CDS encoding CDGSH iron-sulfur domain-containing protein, which produces MSEPKVAKKGPYAVEVEAGKTYYWCACGLSAAQPFCDGSHKSVGAAPTAYAAEKSGEVHFCGCKRSGTKPLCDGSHRDI
- a CDS encoding fibronectin type III domain-containing protein — encoded protein: MPAFAAVAPSSGRGTPNEVDLVQPCSALQPINDAQSSYIGTEYTASNFVWNGREYAAVIVQRLLALRPIGSYYYAFYLQPVFADGQADGSMIFLFSDTRAPATGSLQLAWNGSAFGLVWAASATSNYDVAFARIVPDATNRWTAASHYDLTSGGASGAYPRLAAGPEGFMVAYRASSDIRWLFTLLDASGAVVSNGGTQVKDKPFYSGTTCPAGDMSLAWSPWRHKYVAGLGWAASSTSGCASNGSVTLYGVTVTGDAGWFRSEGPQSEMLASGSVSVVATPFHEAFSYVAGSSLYIASATSLTNGKVKTTDDSAPQLFWNGSEYLVLAWESSQGWSVQRVDSGFHAVGAATPIETGSVALGERGLLGWSWGPEYYGALTVRSYGCAAPDAPSCPEGVGAYGVTASGATLSWLPSSDASTDVAYYEVTNNGALVSRQAGTTLPVAFGGSGAETFYVRAYNAAGLASTGCAGNNAVIVAPTAQTATLTVTKSGADVKLSWGADPSTPSSVWRGTTAQVLTKRGSSATTTFADAGAAVDGNIYFYSIDAP
- a CDS encoding acyltransferase; this translates as MNESAPRGRMAYVDNLRWLMIVFVVLVHAAVTYSGIGSWMYIEERPLGAAAFVGFAVFQSFTQAYFMGFLFLLAGYFAPSSYDRKGCRRFLADRAFRLGVPTLLYMFVLGPFARFVLLRPENRSFGELYVRYVSTDRLLSGTGPLWFAAALLVFSAVYALGRRALGDRPPRPARPVPGSVAAAALAATIALAAFLIRVVQPIGTNVYNMQLCFFAQYVALFAVGIAARRNDWFERIPRATGRRWLVGALVGGTAFWFAMMAAGNAASGDLRPFFGGFRREAAAYALWESFFCVGVCLGLLVLFRERFDRRGRVAAFLSDNSFGVYVLHAPVLVAVSVVLRGLDAPPAAKFALAAAATLAATFPLSHFVFRRIPLLKRVF